A single region of the Camelus dromedarius isolate mCamDro1 chromosome 21, mCamDro1.pat, whole genome shotgun sequence genome encodes:
- the NUAK2 gene encoding NUAK family SNF1-like kinase 2 isoform X2 produces MHIRREIEIMSSLNHPHIIAIHEVFENSSKIVIVMEYASRGDLYDHISERQRLSERDARHFFRQIVSAVHYCHQNGIVHRDLKLENILLDASGNIKIADFGLSNLYHQGKFLQTFCGSPLYASPEIVNGKPYTGPEVDSWSLGVLLYILVHGTMPFDGQDHKTLVKQISNGAYRQPPKPSDACGLIRWLLMVNPTRRATLEDVASHWWVNWGYTTRVGEQEALHEGGHPGSDSGRASMADWLRRSSRPLLENGAKVCSFFKQHAPGGGSITSSLERQHSLKKSRKENDMAQTLQGDPAANSSPRLGKGTLKLPKGILKKKASAFSEAPREDPELSPVPTSPGQAAPLLPKKGILKKSRQRESGYYSSPEPSESGELLDAGDVFVSGDAVEHKPPPASGLLLHPKGILKHNGKFSHTALELPAPATFGSLDELASPHPPARASRPSVAVSEDSILSSESFDQLDLPERLPEPPLRGCVSVDNLLGLEKPPSEGPGSRGLRRWRQDPLGESCFSLMDCQEGTEACQQALGVCSELS; encoded by the exons ATGCACATTCGGCGAGAGATTGAGATCATGTCGTCACTCAATCACCCCCACATCATTGCCATCCATGAAG TGTTTGAGAATAGTAGCAAGATTGTGATTGTCATGGAGTACGCCAGCCGGGGCGACCTGTACGACCACATCAGCGAGCGGCAGCGGCTCAGTGAGCGCGACGCCCGGCATTTCTTCCGGCAGATCGTCTCCGCCGTGCACTACTGCCACCAG aACGGGATTGTCCACCGAGATCTCAAGCTGGAGAACATCCTCTTAGATGCCAGTGGAAATATCAAG ATCGCTGACTTTGGCCTCTCCAACCTCTACCACCAAGGCAAGTTCCTGCAGACGTTCTGCGGGAGCCCCCTTTACGCCTCGCCAGAGATCGTCAACGGGAAGCCCTACACGGGCCCAGAG gtggACAGCTGGTCCCTAGGTGTTCTCCTATACATCCTGGTGCATGGCACCATGCCCTTTGATGGGCAGGACCATAAGACGCTGGTGAAACAGATCAGCAATGGGGCCTATCGGCAGCCGCCCAAACCCTCCG ATGCCTGTGGCCTGATCCGCTGGCTGTTAATGGTGAACCCTACCCGCCGGGCCACACTGGAGGATGTGGCCAGTCACTGGTGGGTTAACTGGGGCTACACCACCCGTGTTGGAGAGCAGGAGGCTCTGCACGAGGGAGGGCACCCGGGCAGCGACTCTGGCCGGGCCTCCATGGCTGACTGGCTCCGGCGGTCCTCCCGCCCTCTCCTGGAGAACGGGGCCAAGGTATGCAGCTTCTTCAAGCAGCACGCACCTGGAGGTGGGAGCATCACCTCCAGCCTGGAGCGCCAGCATTCGCTCAAGAAGTCCCGCAAAGAGAATGACATGGCCCAGACTCTCCAGGGGGACCCAGCTGCCAACAGCTCCCCTCGCCTTGGCAAGGGCACCCTCAAGCTGCCGAAAGGCATTCTCAAGAAGAAGGCGTCGGCCTTCTCGGAGGCGCCAAGGGAGGACCCTGAGCTCAGCCCCGTCCCTACAagcccaggacaggctgcccccCTGCTCCCCAAGAAAGGCATCCTCAAGAAGTCTCGCCAGCGTGAGTCTGGCTACTACTCGTCTCCTGAACCCAGCGAGTCTGGGGAGCTCTTGGATGCAGGGGACGTGTTTGTGAGTGGGGATGCTGTGGAGCACAAGCCCCCACCAGCCTCAGGGCTGCTGCTCCATCCGAAGGGCATCCTCAAACACAACGGCAAGTTCTCCCACACCGCCCTGGAGCTTCCCGCCCCCGCCACCTTCGGCTCTTTGGATGAACTGGCCTCACCTCACCCTCCAGCCCGGGCCAGCCGCCCCTCAGTGGCTGTGAGTGAGGACAGCATCCTGTCCTCTGAGTCCTTTGACCAGCTGGACTTGCCCGAGCGGCTCCCTGAGCCCCCACTGCGGGGCTGTGTGTCTGTGGACAACCTCCTGGGGCTTGAGAAGCCCCCCTCAGAAGGCCCTGGAAGCAGAGGCCTGAGGCGCTGGCGGCAGGACCCCTTGGGGGAGAGCTGCTTTTCCCTGATGGACTGccaggaggggacagaggccTGCCAACAGGCACTGGGGGTCTGCTCAGAGCTCAGCTGA